The genomic DNA TCCCTGTATCTCGCGCTGCAGGACGACTCGCTCAAGGCGGATACGAAGAGCTATCTCAAGACTGCCGAAGAGGAACTGAGGCGAGTCGCGCACATCACCACACAGACTCTCCAATTTCACAGACAGTCGACCTCACCGGCGCCGACCGACATCTGCGATATCGTCGACTCGGTCCTTGCTCTCTTCGGGCAGCGGCTGGCGAGTAAGAACATCCGCGTGAACGCCGAATGCGAACGGGGAGCGGTTGCAACTTGTCTTGGCGGCGAGGTGCGCCAGGTGATCGCCAACATCGTCGGCAACGCGATGGACGCGATGCCACACGGCGGATCTCTTCGTTTGAGGGTGAAGAGAACCAGGAGCTGGGCGAAGGAGCGTTCCTACGGCGTAAAGATCGTTGTCGCCGACTCCGGACACGGAATCTCTCCGGCAGTTATGGAGCGCCTCTTCGAGCCCTTCGTCTCTACGAAAGAAGCTACCGGAATCGGACTCGGCCTTTGGGTATCGCAGGGGATCGTGCGTAAACACGGGGGCACCATACGAGTCCGCAGCAAAGCCAAGCCTCAGCCTTCGGGTACAGTCTTCGCGGTTTTCATCCCATCGGCGTCGACGGTTCTATGAGTCCTCCCAATGAAATGCACAAGTAAGTCACCGCTTCAATCGGACGTTCGCACTCTGAAACATGGCGATTCCAAGCCGCGCATCGATTATCGATAAAAGCCGAGTCACTCTTCGACACTGTGGTTGTTAGCGACCATCTATTTCTTTGGTCTCAAGAAGAGGGAAGTATGGGCCTCAGATTTGTCAGCGACTTCGAACTCTGCAAAGGTCTCGCGTGAGACCTCGATGCTGTGGCGATCCAGCAGAACCTCCGCGGCGAGTGTCGGTCCGAAGTCCCGATAGCTCTGCCGCACCAGTTCGAGAACCAGCTCACGGGTGCCTGCGCTCAACCTGTTGCTCGCCGGGTGGCCGCGGCTCTCGTGAATCAGGGCACCGCCACC from Granulicella aggregans includes the following:
- a CDS encoding helix-turn-helix domain-containing protein, translated to MATDEQAGVAAGDVLTEVLARNRTTESAAGVLGVSLRQAQRLVARYRDGGGGALIHESRGHPASNRLSAGTRELVLELVRQSYRDFGPTLAAEVLLDRHSIEVSRETFAEFEVADKSEAHTSLFLRPKK